From the Pseudoalteromonas tunicata genome, one window contains:
- the miaA gene encoding tRNA (adenosine(37)-N6)-dimethylallyltransferase MiaA has translation MDSLPVIFLMGPTAAGKTDLAIDLCQHLSTEIISVDSALIYRNMDIGTAKPNASELKSAPHRLIDILDPSESYSVADFRRDALEHITQLHQQGKIPVLVGGTMMYFKALLEGISPLPEADAAIRQQLEAEAQMYGWPHLHQELAKVDPEAGLRIKANDSQRINRALEVYRLTGKTMTELQKVKSEPLPFNVLQFAIAPSDRSVLHQRIEKRFKIMLEQGFETEVKALYQRDDLHPALPSIRCVGYRQMWDYLDGLVEYDEMVFRGIAATRQLAKRQLTWLRSWPDVTWLESGAEENLQRVLSSLSY, from the coding sequence TTTAATGGGCCCAACAGCTGCAGGAAAAACTGATCTTGCAATTGATTTATGCCAACATTTATCAACCGAAATTATCAGTGTTGATTCAGCACTTATCTACCGCAATATGGATATTGGTACTGCGAAACCAAACGCGAGTGAACTTAAAAGTGCTCCGCACCGTTTAATAGATATATTAGATCCAAGCGAGAGTTACTCGGTAGCTGATTTTCGTCGTGATGCCTTAGAGCATATCACGCAATTACACCAACAAGGCAAAATCCCAGTTCTTGTCGGTGGGACTATGATGTATTTTAAGGCGTTGCTAGAGGGAATTTCTCCTTTACCTGAGGCTGATGCAGCAATACGTCAGCAACTTGAAGCAGAAGCTCAAATGTATGGTTGGCCTCATTTACATCAAGAATTAGCAAAAGTAGATCCTGAAGCGGGGCTTAGGATCAAAGCAAATGATTCTCAGCGCATTAATCGTGCGTTAGAAGTTTACCGATTAACAGGTAAAACCATGACTGAGCTACAAAAAGTAAAGTCCGAGCCTTTACCTTTTAACGTGTTACAATTTGCCATAGCGCCGTCAGATCGTAGCGTTTTACACCAACGAATTGAAAAAAGATTTAAAATCATGCTCGAGCAGGGTTTTGAAACCGAGGTTAAGGCCTTATATCAAAGAGATGATTTACATCCAGCTTTACCCTCTATCCGCTGTGTGGGGTATCGTCAAATGTGGGATTATCTAGACGGTTTAGTTGAGTACGATGAAATGGTTTTTCGTGGCATCGCAGCGACCCGTCAATTAGCAAAGCGTCAACTGACTTGGTTGCGTAGTTGGCCTGACGTAACTTGGTTAGAATCAGGTGCTGAAGAAAACTTGCAACGTGTGTTAAGTTCGCTAAGCTATTAG
- the hfq gene encoding RNA chaperone Hfq, with protein MAKGQSLQDPFLNALRRERIPVSIYLVNGIKLQGKVQSFDQFVILLENTVNQMVYKHAISTVVPSRPVTLDATRTDTPEADGEDAGNF; from the coding sequence ATGGCAAAGGGCCAATCTCTACAAGATCCGTTTTTAAATGCACTGCGTCGCGAGCGAATTCCAGTGTCAATTTACTTGGTAAATGGTATTAAACTACAAGGTAAAGTTCAGTCATTTGACCAGTTTGTAATTCTGCTCGAAAACACAGTAAATCAGATGGTTTACAAACATGCTATCTCTACCGTCGTTCCTTCTCGACCTGTTACTTTAGATGCAACACGTACAGATACGCCAGAAGCTGATGGTGAAGATGCTGGTAATTTTTAA